Within the Vigna angularis cultivar LongXiaoDou No.4 chromosome 10, ASM1680809v1, whole genome shotgun sequence genome, the region TCTAACTTTCTATTATTATCTAATAAGGTGGGTTGGACTACAATTGGGGAAGGAGAGTTATTGAAAGATATTATTAGGATTTAGTGTGGAAGACATTTTAATAGAAAAGAAATAGCCAATCAACAATTTGGTCCTTAAAAGTATGCACTTCCTAACAAGTACCATACCTCAgcgtcaacttcctcaattgACTACTTACATTGGTGAAAACCATTACGAATGCAACTTGCAAGCAGTAAAAGTTATGAATTTCAAAAGCAGATTGTATATTAGCTCGGGATATAATCTGAAACATTTACACCACTTGTTACAAGTACAACTTTCCTTCCCTTCCCTCACTGCCTTTTTGTAAGGTAGGGAAGgtcatatttttgaatatattgagaagaaaatctaataaaaacacaatttgaaGAGACCTAATCAAAACTGAGTGAGAAACCGTCATTATGGTTACATTTGTGGCTTCCGTAACAATTGCGTTGCCTCGCTTTTCCTTAAAAATGCCAAGGACCGGGGAGATTTCAAGCCTAAATTTGTACCATACACTAGTCTCTCTGGCGGAGTTTTGGTTTCTACTTTGTTTCGTCAAACTCTGGTTCCTGTTTCGTTTGATCTTTCTCCATGATCTGGACGTGAAAGCCATTTGGAAATTGTAAACCAGGAGTTCGAACGATATTTCCACCTTTCACGGGTCGCCACctgaaatattattcatttGTTAAAAGAGAGACTTTGCATCTCAATTTAAGTTCACAGGAGGACACGCTGTTGTGTCATTTATATTACCGGTATTTCGTTACCAAACAATGAAGAAATATAGCCATCTGAACTTTAGTGAAGTCTGTTCCAACGCAAAATCTCATGCCTCCACCGAAAGCCATGAAATGTTTTGTGGCACCATTTAGTTCAATTCCCTGAAAGCCCAATTTTTCGGGGTCACTAGTGCGTACAAAAGAGAtataaatgactaaattataagTTGCTTGCATCTAATAATAGCCAGCTGGTACCTAGCAGCTAAAGCAGCTTTAATTAAATAAGCGTCTCTAATTATTAgaacacaatttttcttttcatttttctttatttcactaataattattgaaatatacatttaaaacagcattttactgtattttaaaaatataaccgGACCAGAAAAAAGTTAcactttataattattttatttaaaaaataaacatgccTTAGACGCACCTCCCATCTCCGTGGGTTGAAGGAAAGAGGATCCTGATATTTGGCCGCATTCAAGTGCACAGCAGGCGGACACACCATAACTGCCCAACCTTTTGGTATGGTATATCCTGCATTTATGTATGAATGCATTCATTGATTGACCAAATGACGTAATATTGTGAACGCTTTTTTAAATACAACATATAGCTATGTATGCACTGGACTTGTATACATTCCACctcattcaattttatttctaactACTCCAATAATTGGCTATGTTGCATATCAGACTAAGCCATCAAAAACTGTCTTTTGGTAATGtgaaatgaatgaatgaaggaACGATATCTGTGAAAATAAACACACGACATACGTACCCTTAAAGTTAATTTCCCTCAGTGCCTTCCGGAAGATTCCAGGAACTATATTTGCGAGTCTCACGGTTTCATTTATGAACTGCAAATCGTCATCGACTTTTAAATGAGATACGTTCACGCACGTAGAAATTTACATCAAACTTTCACTCAAGAAAAAAACCTGAAATGTATATGTCATTGATTTGTATTCTTTCCACGTGATTCCGGAGTTAGGATCTTCACGTCGCTTCAGGATGGCTTCATGTTCCTCCTGAAAGTCACAGCCTTTTcgtttagtatatatatatatatgtggagTCAAAACGAGgaacgtaaaaaagaaaaagtcgtGAAAGTAGTTcaaagattttaatatatttttgacgCACTTGTAATTGCTTGAGTACTAAGGGATGGTCCGAGAGTACTTTGGTGGCGTAAGTGAGAGCGAGAGAAGTGGTTTCAAAGCTTGCAAATAGGAGCACAAACATGAGGTCCAGAGCGATCGCTTCAGTCAGGACTGTTCCCTCTTTCTTAAGTTCTTCAATCACATAGTCAAAGAAATCTTCTTGCTCTTTCTTTTGCATTTCCCGTCTTTCCTGCAGCATCTTCTTCAGCATCTTCATTGCCCTTTTCCTACCCTGAGAAAGATCGCAGACAAATGATGTTTTTCAATCTTTTACACATTAAAAGAAACTACTTTTTGTATGCCCATCTTCTGGGATGACATCTTTTCTTTTGCTTCTGGGTTGGCCTACTAAGCATACAACACTATTTAAGTTCTCTTAGCTTCTCCAATGCTTACAGCCTTCTTAAACTTAAGAATCAGTTATGCAGTTACACCATTTAATAAGTAATTCACATCACTTCTTACTAAATCCATGTAATATTGTAGAAGCTACCAGAAGTTTGGGTGGATGATATGGACTTACCTGCAGACATTTGTGATAAGCTGTTCCTGGAACGTCCAGAGGGAAGGAGATGAGTCCTTGTATAAATGCAACAAAGTTGTCCCTTAAGTTCTCCGAGGATTTGGTTGAATCATAACTGATGAGTTTTTTTGCGGTCAAATCAAATATCATCTGCATGGGAGCATACATAGCAAACCACGGTTTAGACACGAAATGGAAGGAGGGAGatgaagaaaacaagaaaatagtTAAGCAGTAATGATTTCACCCTTGCTGTTGCTTCCTTGAGATCAACAATGTCCTCGCACGACCACTTCTCTAATGTTCTGCAGGCTGTTTGTTCGACTTCTGGGAGCATCTTTTTAAGGCTTTCAGGACCAAACAGATTGAGCACCAAGTTCTTGAGGTACTTGTACATGAACCCATGTAAGGAACCAACATTTTGTCGCCCAAAGATCTTAGTGAATGTGTCTGGGTACCAGCTTTGAAACACCTGACCCTCTTGTTGGAAGATAAAGTAATTAAGCTCAGGGTCCGTTGAAACTACAACTGGGCGTCCAACCAAGTTGGTCTTGAAGATTGGTCCATACCTGAAAGACTCAAAAAGGATGAGCATATGAGTTTAGTTCATTAGCAGAATGCTTCCCAATGAGTTGGGATTAAAAtagttgtatatatatatatataccttttcATTCTCTTCTTGATGAAAGGAGGAATATCAGAAGAGGTGTTGGGGGAGAAAAACTGAAGGGTCTCACCGAGAAGGGGGAAACCCATTGAACCTGGGGGGAGTTTCCCATAGCAACTGGGATTTCTCCATCTATAAACCCAATGTGTTATGGCTATAATAAGCATTGCTCCAAGACAAAGAGGccacattttaatttttgaaaggGAGGAgatgataatatataagattAAAAGAGTGAAGTGGTGAAAAGGGTGGTGAGAGAGAGAATTAAAAAGAGGTAAGGAAAGGCTTAAAATGGGTAAGGAGGGAAGAATGGGCAGAAAGGAGTAGACAGTGCTGGCATGCATATCAGCATCTCAGAAGATGTTCTTAAATAGAGAGGCCAATTCTTAGAACCAgttgaagaaaataatatattatgtttggCTTGGTATAGTTTTTCGTGAAGTTGGTTGTTCAAAAAAGCTGTACTAGTAGTTGGAGATAGATTAGAATAATTGGAGTTATATCTGTCTATAGACCACTTATTGTTTTGTCAACGGCATATGTGATGTGTCCAAGGCCCTTGCATGATATGAATCTCACTGGATGCTTCCTCTCCCCACGTCTTCCCTCTTCAACCaagcttttctttttttcttttttcattatcCTCATTGCGGTAAACTGAAGTAGCACGAGGCAGAATTATGGCACTTTTTTAGGAGATTTTGCCTAGATTTGATGATGAGTTATAGGTTTCAAAGAATCTCTCTGACCAAACTAAGCATCTCAAGTAAATCTTCCATCCATCATTAAATGCTTCCAGTACTAAACTTCTGAGCCTTTTGTCCAACTTGAGAAATCTTTTCAATATCTATGCTAAATTCTCAATCTCACTGATGTTGATGCTCACaacaaaactttaattttcTCCTCTCTTTGTTCCTATTCTGAGCAAGATCTTTCAGTAGATCTCTTCTCCTCTGCACCCAAATGGATAATCTCATCCTAACTAAAATGCCTTGCCTTAAATCTCAAGATATACGTCATTGGTGATTCCCCTTGCCCATCGGATGGTTCTAGAACATGCATCCAACCACTGTTGTAAAGGGTCCAACAAGGTCTTGGTTTTATTTCTGGCGACAAAATTCACATATGCTAATCTAGCTAGGTCAAAAGACTCTTAAGAAAAGTTTCTGATACAGTGTTTCATCTGGTTGAAGAGTTTTACTCATTGAGCCCTCCCCATCTTCCCATTGAGCCACGGACTTGACCAAATAGCAGCAATCACCACTACATAGGTAGGTCACTGTGAATAATGGCCGAGCATATTGGCTTTTTAATTGTCTTAACTTGAATTAGGTAAGTGGACAAAGTGTACAAATTATGCAGTC harbors:
- the LOC108335585 gene encoding cytochrome P450 87A3, which encodes MWPLCLGAMLIIAITHWVYRWRNPSCYGKLPPGSMGFPLLGETLQFFSPNTSSDIPPFIKKRMKRYGPIFKTNLVGRPVVVSTDPELNYFIFQQEGQVFQSWYPDTFTKIFGRQNVGSLHGFMYKYLKNLVLNLFGPESLKKMLPEVEQTACRTLEKWSCEDIVDLKEATARMIFDLTAKKLISYDSTKSSENLRDNFVAFIQGLISFPLDVPGTAYHKCLQGRKRAMKMLKKMLQERREMQKKEQEDFFDYVIEELKKEGTVLTEAIALDLMFVLLFASFETTSLALTYATKVLSDHPLVLKQLQEEHEAILKRREDPNSGITWKEYKSMTYTFQFINETVRLANIVPGIFRKALREINFKGYTIPKGWAVMVCPPAVHLNAAKYQDPLSFNPRRWEGIELNGATKHFMAFGGGMRFCVGTDFTKVQMAIFLHCLVTKYRWRPVKGGNIVRTPGLQFPNGFHVQIMEKDQTKQEPEFDETK